The sequence GGCGGCGACGACTATCTCACAAAACCGTTCGCGCTGGTCGAGCTCGTCGCCCGGGTGGAAGCGTTGCTGCGCCGTCCGAGCGACGACCGGGAGACCACGCTGCATGCTGGCCCGCTGGAGCTCGATTTGATCGAGCGGACCGCACGGCGCGGCGAGCGCGAGATCGACCTGCTGCCGCGCGAGTTCCGCCTGCTCGAATACATGATGCGCCGAAGCGATCAGCTGCTGACGCGCGCGATGCTGCTCGAAGAGGTCTGGAACTACAAGTTCGTCCCGGCGACCACCAATCTGATCGACGTGCACATGGGCCGCCTCCGTCACAACGTCGATGGCCCCGGCGAAACCCAGCTCATCCACAACGTTCGCGGCTCGGGATTCATCCTGCGCGTGCGCTGACAGGTCGGGCCGATCGATGCGCCAGATCGAGTTCATCCGTTCGAACACCTTCCTCTGGGCCGCGGCGGTGGCGGCGGCGATGGCGCTATTCGTCGCCGCCCTGTTCGCCTTCATCTACTGGAAGATCGACGACTACCTGATCATGCGATCCGACCGCATGATCGCAACGCAGCTCAACTTCCTGGCCGAGCTGCCGCCCGGCCGGCTCAATGACGCGATCTCCGATCATCTCAAGCAGGATTCCAGGGGCGTGCAATATGCCGGCCTGTTCGATGGAACAGGCACCCGGCTTGCCGGCAACATCGCGCGATTGCCGCCGCATCTCGATCTCGGCGGGCCGGTGCAAAGCGTGCGGCTCGCCCGGGTCGCGCCGCCCGCGGTTCACGATGCCGTCGTCAAGGCTGCCGGCAGGCGGCTCGGCGACGGCCATATCCTCGTGATGGGGCGGAACGTCGACGAGACGCGCGAGATATCCATCGTCGTCGGGCAGGCGCTGCTGCTCGGGCTGCTGCCGGCGTTCTGCCTCTGCCTGCTCGCCGGGGCCTGGCTTAGCATCCGCGCCCAGCGCCGCGTCGAGCAGGTGAACCGGCACGTCCAGCGTATCGTGGCCGGCGATCTGCGCGAGCGGCTGCCGCAGACCAACGCGGACGATCCGTTCGCGCGGCTCGCCGGCATCGTCAACGGCATGCTCGACGAGATGGAGACCACGATCAACGCGCTGGCCGGTGTCGGCAACGATATCGCCCACGATCTCAGAACGCCGCTCACGCGGGTCCGCCTGGCGCTGGAGCGCGGCCGCACGCATGCGGCGACGCTGGAGAACCTTCAGGACGTCGTTGACAAGGCGATCGCCGGCATCGACCAGGCACTCGCGATCATCACCGCGCTGCTGCGCCTCGCCGAAATCGAGAGCAGCAGCCGCACCGCCGGCTTCGGCGACGTCGCGCTCGACGAGATCCTGCGGCAGGTATGCGACGTCTACGAACCCATCGCCGAAGACAAGGACGTCGAGCTTCGCGTCGCCATCGACCGCAAGGCGGAGGTGCGGGGCGACCCGGACCTGCTGTTCGAGGCGATCGCCAATCTCGTCGACAACGCCGTCAAGTTCACACCGCGCGGTGGACGGGTGACGCTCGCGCTGGTGTCGGACGACAAGAGCGTGCGCGTGCGGGTGAGCGATACCGGGCCCGGCATCGGCGCCGGGGAGCGCGAGGCGGTGCTGCGGCGGTTCTATCGCTCCGACAAGATGCGCAACACGCCGGGCGTGGGGCTGGGGCTGAGCCTCGTTGCCGCCATCGTCAAGCTGCACGGCTTCCGTCTGACCATCTACCCGGCGCCCGGCGGACGGGTGGAGATCTTCGCCCCGGCGGAGGAGACCTCACGCGAGGCCGCGGCATCCGATCCGGCTCGCGCGCGTCACGCGAGCCTTGCGCCGATGTGACCGCGAGGGTCGTGCGCGATGCGTGCGAAGCGGAAATCACGGCGAAATATCTGAAAGCGAATTCAGGCTTGTTAAGTGCAATTTACTGGCGCCGGCAGTCGGAGCCCCCCTACGCTCCGTTCGCCTGTTCGAATGTGGGAGCAAGTTATGCCAACGCGCCACGCGTCTTTGAGCAAGATCGATATCGCCGTGCCGGACAGGCGAATGGCGGCCGGTGCGGTCAATGCGTATTCCTCCATCATCGGCCGCTACGATATGCTCGAGCGCGAAGAGGAGCAGCAGCTTGCGCGCCGCTGGCAGGAGACGCGGGACGCTGATGCCGCCAACACGCTGGTCACGAGCCATCTCCGCCTCGCCGCCAAGGTGGCGCGGAGCTACAGGGGATACAGCCTGCCGTTCGCCGATCTCATGGCCGAGGCCAATCTCGGGCTCGTGATTGCGGCGTCGCGGTTCGAGCCCGGCCGAAACTCGCGGTTCTCCACCTATGCGACATGGTGGATCAAGGCCGCCATTCACGACTACATCCTGCGCTCCTGGTCGCTGGTCCGGATTGGGACGACGGCGGCCCAGAAGAAGCTGTTTTTTCGGCTCCGCGGCGAGATGAGAAAGACCGCCGGCGGTGCGATGGCGGGGCTCACGCCCGAAGTCGCCGAGGCGATTGCCGTGAAGCTCGAAGTGTCCGCGCGGGATGTGATCGAGATGGATGGCCGCCTGCGCGGCGACCTGTCGCTGAATGCGCGGGTCGGCGACGACGAGCACGGTGCCGAGTGGGAGGCCATGCTCGTGGATGAGACGAGCGACGCCGAGACCATCCTTGCCGATCAGGATCAGACGGAGCGCCGGGCAGGCGCCCTGCGCATTGCACTGAAAGCCCTCACGGGGCGTGAGCGGCGCGTGCTGGAGGCAAGGCGGCTCGCGGAGCATCCTCCGACACTCGATCAACTCGCCCGGGAGCTTTCGATCTCCAGCGAACGCGTTCGGCAAATCGAGATTCGCGCCTTTGCCAAGGTCCGGCGCGCCGCCATCCTTGCCACGCAGTCACCGTCCCTTGTGCCACCCGCCAGCGATGCTGAACGCGTTTTCATTTGAGCGGTCGCGCGTCGCCGCCATCTGAACAGAGATTTCGCGCAACCCGCTCCAGGCATTCGTCATCATGGGAATTGTCCGCTTCGCGCTCCGGTTTCCGCACACATTCTACGTGCTCGCGGCCCTGATCCTGTTCCTCGGCGGCATCGCGGTCTGGTCGATGCCGACGGACATCTTTCCCGAGATCCGCATTCCCGTCGTCACGGTGATCTGGAGCTATACCGGCCTGTCGACGCCGGAGATGGAGCAGCGCGTCAGCACGTACAGCCAGTACTCGATCAGCGCCAATGTCAGCGACATCAAGAACATCGAGGCGCAGACGCTCAACGGCCTGTCGGTTCAGAAGATCTACTTCCAACCGGACGTCAATCTCGACCTCGCGATCTCGCAGATCGTCTCGGCAACGAATGCCATCCGCGCGCTGATGCCGCCGGGCATCCAGCCGCCCGTCATCGTGCAGTTCAATGCCTCGAGCGTGCCGGTGCTGCAGCTCAGCCTCGAGTCCAACAAGTTGAACGAGCAGCAATTGTACGACTTCGGCATCTACCGGATCCGGCAGCAGCTGGCTCCGGTTCCGGGGGTGACGCTGCCGACGCCTGCGGGCGGCAAATATCGGCAGATCATGGTCGATATCGACCCGAACAAGCTGCTGTCGCGCGGATTGACGCCGCTCGACATCGTCAATGCGGTGAACACCCAGAACCTGACGCTGCCGACCGGCACCGCAAAGATTGGCGACACCCAGTACACCATCCGGACCAACGCGACGCCGGCCTCGATCAAGGATCTCAACATGATCCCGGTCAAGTTCGCGAACGGCGCGACCATCCTGCTGAAGGACGTCGCCCAGGTCCGCGACGGATCGCAGGTCCAGCAGAACATCGTGCGCGAGGACGGCCACCGCGCGGTCCTGCTCAGCGTGATCAAGAACGGCAACGCCTCGACGCTTGCCGTCGTCAACGGTGTCAAACATGCCCTGAAGTCGATCCGGGCGTCGGCTCCTGCCGGGCTGAAGATCAGCGAGCTGTTCGACCAGTCGGTCTTCGTCACCCATTCGGTCGACGGCGTGCTGCGCGAAGGCGCGATCGCCGCGGGTCTCACGGCGCTGATGATCCTGGTCTTCCTGGGATCGTGGCGCTCGACGCTCGTGGTCCTGATCTCCATCCCGCTCGCGATGCTGTCCTCGCTCATCGTCCTGCATTTCCTGGGCGAGACCCTCAACACGATGACGCTGGGCGGGCTGGCGCTCGCGGTGGGCATCCTGGTCGACGATTCCACGGTGACGATCGAGAACACGCATCGGCTCTGGACCGAGGAGGGGATGCCGCTGTCGGAGGCGACGCTGCACGGTGCGGCCGAAATCGCCGTGCCGACGCTGGTCTCCACGCTCGCGATCAGCTGCGTCTTCACCTCCGTCGTATTTCTCGAAGGACCGGCCAAATACCTGTTCACGCCGCTCGGCCTTGCCGTGGTGTTCGCGATGCTAGCGTCCTACGTGCTGTCGCGGACGCTCACGCCGATCACGATCGGCCTGCTGCTGAAGGGCGAGCGGCGCCATGGCGAGGGCGAGAGGCCGTCCGGGCTGTTTTCGCGCGCCTCGGCTGCGTTCGAACGTGGCTTCGAGCGCTTGCGCGACGGCTATTCCGCGCTCTTGGTGATCCTGCTCCGGCGGCGACGCATCGTGCCGGTCGTCGCGGTGCTCGTGCTGGCCCTTGGGGCGGTCATGTTCGTCTACGTCGGAAGGGACTTCTATCCCCTGATCGACGGCGGCGAGATCCAGCTCCATGTTCGTGCGCCCGCCGGGACCCGCATCGAGCGCACCGAGGCGATCTTCCAGGCGGTCGAGGACAAGATCCGCCAGGTCATTCCGGACCGGGATCGCGGGCTGATCGTCGACAATATCGGACTGCCCGCGCGTCCCTACAATCTGGCCTTCACCGACGGCTCGACCATCGGGGTGAACGACGGAACGATCCTCGTATCGCTCAAGGACGGCCACAGGCCGACCGCGGACTACGTCAAGAAGCTGCGCCAGGTCCTGCCGAAGGCCTTCCCCGAGGACGTCTTCTATTTCCAGGCGGCCGATATCGTCACCCAGATTCTGAATTTCGGCCTGCCGGCGCAAATCGACGTCCGGACCGTCGGCTACGGCGCCAACAATCTGTCGGTGGCGCAGGAACTGCAGAAGAGCCTCGCGGCAATTCCCGGGATCGTCGATGCGCATCTCCAGCAGGAGGTGGATGCACCGGCGTTCTATGCCGACATCGACCGGACCCGGGCCGCTCAACTGGGACTGAACGCCAGCACGGTGGCGACCAACATCAATGTCAGCCTCAGTTCGTCCGCCCAGGTCTCGCCGAACTTCTGGACCGATCCGACGTCGGGCATCCCCTACTATCTGGCCGTGCAGACGCCGGAGTACCGCGCCAACTCACTCAACGCGCTGGGCAACACGCCGGTGTCGGCCTCGCTGGCCGCAAGCGGGCAGACGGTGCCGGGCCTTCTCAGCAATGTCGCGACCTTCAAGCGCGGGACCGTACCGACCAATTTGAACCAGGCCAATGTCCAGCCGGTGTACGACGTCTATGCAAGCGTACAGGGCCGCGATCTCGGCGGTGTCGCGGCCGAGATCGACAAGGTGACCTCGACGCTTCAGAAGCAGCTTCAGCCGGGAAATTCGATCCAGGTCCTGGGTCAGATCCAGAGCATGCATCAATCGTTCCGCGATCTCGGGATCGGGCTGCTGTTTGCCGCCATCCTGGTCTACATGCTGATGGTCGTTAACTATCAGAATTTCGGCGACCCCTTCGTCGTCATCATGGCGTTGCCGGCGACCTTCTGCGGCATCGTGACGATGCTGTTCGTCACCGGGACGACGCTGAACGTGCCGTCATTGATGGGCGCGATCATGGCGGTGGGCGTCGCATCGGCCAATTCCATCCTGCTCGTGACCTTCGCGCGTGAGGCGCAGCTGAAGGGGCAGTCCGCGTTCGAGGCTGCGCTGAGTGCAGGTCGCACGCGAATCCGTCCCGTGTTGATGACGGCCGCCGCGATGATCGTGGGCATGATCCCGATGGCGATCGGAGGCCCGGGCGAGGAGCAGAACGCGGCGCTCGCCCGCGCCGTCATCGGCGGGCTGCTGTTTGCGACGCCCACGACATTGCTGATCGTGCCTTATCTCTTCGCCTGGCTGCGCAAGGGCAATGACGGCAAGGCTCAGCACGGCGTATTCGAGGAGCAACCGGAATGAGCGATGTTCGCGTACGGACCAACAGCGACGACGTGAGCGACCAGCCTGATCCGGAAAGCGGCCGCATCGTGGAGCTGCCCGGCAAGGAGGCGCGGCCGCGACGCCGGCACGTCGGCGCCTGGCTCGGCGGCGCCGCGCTCCTGCTCCTTGCCGGTGCTCTTGGCGTTGGCGGCTGGCGGCATTATCAGGCCGCACGCGATCTGGCGGTCTCGACAGAGCAGATCAGGACCGCCATTCCGGAGGTTCGGGTGGCGACGGTCCGTGCCAGCGGCGACCTCATGAAGGTCACGCTGCCGGCGACCACGACGGCATTCGAGGCGGCGAACATCTTCGCGCGGGCCAGCGGCTATATCGAGAAGCGCTACGTCGATATCGGCGATCGCGTGAAGAAGGGCGATCTCCTTGCCGAGATCACCGCGCCGGAGCTCGACCAGCAGATCGCGCAGGCGCAGGCGACGCTGTCGCAGAACCAGGCCGCGTTGCAGCAGGCGCAGGCGAGCCGGGAGCTTGCCGACGTCACCAATGCGCGGGACAGCAACCTGGTCAAGAAGGGCTGGTTGACGGCCCAGCAGGGCGACAACGACCGTCTCACCTTGCGCGCGCAGCAGGCGGCCGTGAACGTGGCGCAGTCGAACATCACGGCGCAGGAGGCGCAGATTCGCGTGCTGCAGCAGGAGAAGGCCTATCAGCGCGTGGTGGCGCCGTTCGACGGCGTGATCACGCAGCGCAACGTCGACAATGGCAGCCTCGTCTCGGCCGGATCGACCTTCATGTTCACGCTGATGCATTCGAACGTGATCCGGACGCAGGTCTTCGTGCCGCAGGACGAGGCCTTCGGCGTCGCGCCGGGCGTCGATGCCGACATTCGCGTCCCCGAGATTCCGGGCCGAAGCTTTCCGGGCAAGGTCACGCGCATCGCCACCGCGTTGCAGCCGGGAAGCCGGACGCTGCTGACCGAGATCGACGTGCCGAATCCGGACGGCGCCTTGAACCCGGGCATCTACTGCACGGTCGAGCTGTCGATCCCGCGCAAGACGCCGTCGGTGTCGGTTCCGGCCGATGCGCTGGTCTTCGATCAGAACGGTCTTCATGTCGCGGTCGTGCGCAACGGCATCGTTCATCTGCAGAAAGTCTCGATCGCACGGGATTTCGGCACGTCGATTGAAGTGCGCGAGGGTGTGCAGCCCGGCGATCAAGTCGTGCTCAATCCGCCGGTCAATCTGACTGAGGGCGGCAAGGTCACCATTCGCAAGCAGGATGCAAGCCAGGGGGCGCAGACATGATCCGGATCGTGTGCGCGGCGCTCGCTGCGCTGTTGCTCGGCTGCTCTGCAAGCGAAGCCCAGGTGGCGACGACCGGTAGCACGGCGATGGACCTTCCGACCGTGCCGGGCGCGATCGTCACGTCACCGCTCAATAGTCCGGGGCCATTTTCCGCAGCAACTGTACAGGGCGCGCCCGACACCACGCTGGCACCTGTTCCGCTCGCCCTGAATCCGACGACGCCAGGTACGGTCGTCGTCTGTGCGCCACCATCGACGTCTCCGGTGCCGCTGCCGGCGACCCCGATCGTATCCAGCACGGGACTGGCGGCGTCAGGCAGTTTGGCGCCGATCGCGCCGCCGATCGGGCAAAACACCAGCTCGATCGGGACAGTTTCCGCGGCTGCGCCGGCGGGGACGGCGGCGGCCACCGCGTGCAGCTCAACGCCGGGCGGAACTATCGTGAGCGCTGCATCCTTGCCGCTCTCGATCGCGGACGTGCCGGCCGGACCCTCGCCCGGTACGATCCCGCAGGCGATCAGCGACGCCGGCGGCACGGGCATCGATCCAAACGCCGCGGTCGCGCCGAGCCCCAACGCGTCGGCCTGCGCGGAAGGGATGACGATGAATCTGACGTCGCCAGCAATGGTGCTGCCGGCCAACGCAACAGGCGCGGCGCCAACGCCCGGAGTCTCGCCGGTCTTGCCGCCGGGCTGCTGAGGAGTGCGCGGCGCAGCGATAATCGCCTCACCGGGCTGCGCAACTATGCGCGGACGTGCAGCCGTCGATATTCGCTCGGTGTCGTGCCCGTCGCACGTCCGAAGCTCGTCGAGAAGTGTGCGGAGTTCGCATAGCCGCAGGCATAGGCGATGTCAGTCAGTGTGAGGTTCCCATCGCCCAGCAATTGCTTGGCCCGCTCGATCCGTTGCAGCATCAGCCAGCGATGCGGCGGACATCCCGTCGCGGCGCGAAAGCGCTTGCAGAAGCGATCCGGGCTCATGCCGACCAGCGCCGCCATGGCTTCCAGCGTCCAGGGCGTATCAGTGGATTCGATCGCCTCTCTGATGCGCCGCAACTGCCACTCGGCAAGAACCGGCCGGGCCGGGCCGCCCGCGCTTGGCCCGCCGCGCAACTTGCCAGACGTTTGATCATGCGAAATCCGGCTCGGAATCATTTGCGGCCCCCACCATCATGGTCAGGGCCGCACCATGAGCCAGGCGGCTGCGCATGTCCTTGTCGTTGCCGTGAAGATTCCTGAAGCGACGCGAAAGATGCGAGGGATCTACAGGCGCTTCAGGCCGACGGGCGCAATTTGCGAACCTCGGCGTCCGATGGAAGCATCGTTCCGCCGTCCCGGTATGTCCAGTCGACCATGACACCCTTGTCGCCCTTGAGGGCTGTGCGGCCGACGAACGTACCCATCGTGCTCTGGTGATCGATCGCACGCCAGCTCGCCGGCCCGAACGGCGTCGTGAAGCCGACATTGCCAAAGCCGTCGGCCATCATTTCGGTGTCGAGGCTTCCGAGCCGCTCGATCGGCGCCGTGATCGAGCTGATAAGGGCATGACCGACCACGGAGCCCATCGTCGGAGCCTCGCCATATCTCGCCGAATAGGCCGCAACGAACTCATTGTTCGCCTCGCCCAGAGGCTCGGTCACGGGATAGCCGGTCACGATCCATCCTCTCGGAGCGTCCTGTCCGAGGGGATGCAGATATTCGGGCTCGCCGGTCGTGAAGGATACGACGTCTCGCCCCTCGAACAGGCCGCGATCATTGCCCTGACGGACGAACCTCGCGAGGTCGGGTCCGAAGGTCACGTTGAGGATCGCCTCGGGCTTCTGCTGGGCGAGCGCGTTCACGACCGCCCCCGCATCGATTGCGCCAAGGGGCGGCCACTGGCTGTCGATGAACTGGACGTCGGGACGCCGGCGGCTGAGAAGCTCGGTGAACCATTTGACGGCGGAATGCCCATACTCGTAGTTCGGCGCGATCGTCACCCATCGTGTCGCCTTCAGTTGCGCCGCCTCTTCCACCAGCATGGCCGCCAGCATGTATGTCGAGGGGCGCAGCCGGTAACAATATCGGTGTCCTCGATCCCAAACGAGCGCGTCCGTCAGCGGCTCGCTCGCCACGAACAAGATCCGGTTCTGCCGCGCGAAGTCGCTGATCGCCAATCCGACATTCGACAGGTATGTCCCCGCCAGGAGATCGACGCCGTTCCTGCGCACGAGCTCCTCGGCGGCACGAATCGCGACGCTCGGCTTGCCTTCGTCGTCCCGGCTGATGATCTGTAGCTCGTGGCCGAGAAGGCCGCCTGCGGCGTTCACTTGCTCGACCGCGAGCTGCCAGCCGCGGCGATAAGGCAACGTGAACGCAGGCGCGCTGCTGTAGGAGTTGATTTCGCCGATCCTGATCGGTCGCGTGCCCTGGGCCCGGATGATGGCGGGCGCAAACAGTGACGCGCCGACGCCGCCCAAAACCTGTCGTCTGGAGATGCTCATCGCGTGGGGTCCCGAGAATTGACCGAACGTGCGGGACAAGTTGCCCTGACCACGTCACAGCAAGGTCTAATGGCAGGTGGGAGAAGGGGGGCGGTCGCCGGGCGAGGCCGAGATGCCCGGTCTTGCGGCAAGGCCACGCGCGAAGGTGAGGGCGGGAAGATCGACTTCCGGATCGAACAGAGCGCTGAGCGGACCGACGAGATCGAGTGCCGCCTGGCGGCGTTTCGATCCTGCCATGATCCTCGCCCAGGTCGCCGCAACCTTCAGCTCGTAGAAGCGGCACTGCTGCTCTCGTGCGACGGACAGTCCTTCCGAGAACAGCATTTCCGCCCGAGCGGTATCGGATGTGCTGTCGGCCAGCAGAACCTCGCCCTTGATCCTCAGCAGATCGGCAAGGCACCACAACTGCCGGCCTTGCCGGGACATGTTCAGGGCTTCCTCTATGGCGGCCAGGGCCTGTGCGTTTTCGCCGATCGCGAACAGGCCCTCGGCGAGCGATCCGAGAAACTCGGGATTGCGCATCAGCCATCCGTTCTCGGCCCGCGCCTTCAATCCATCGCGCAGCAGCGCAATTCCGTCGCGATGCTCGCCCTGGAGGACGAGCAGCTGCCCCTTCAGGCACGATGTCCAGCTTGCCCAGAATGCGATGCCCTCGCGCGTGACGAGCTTCAGGAGCGACGAGATCGCGCGATCGGCGGCGTCGAGATCATGCGTCATCAATGCAATCGGACAGACGGCATTCCGCAAGGCGTATGCCATCGCAAGCTTGTCGTTCTCGCTCTCCGCTTCCTGGAGGCATTCGGCGGCCAGGGATCTGCTTTGAGCAATCTTTCCCTGCAGCAGCAGGACGCGCGCCAGCATGGCCTTGGCCAGGACGCTCTGGTTGAGCAGGAACCACATCTGGTTCGTGCCGTCCTTCAACCCATGTGCCGAACGATCCAGAGACAGGGTCAGCTCCCGTCGCGCATCCTCCTGCGCTCCGCAAAAGTGCGTCGCGGCGCCGATCAGGCGCCGGCCCACGGTCTCGCTGGCGGCATTTCCGGTGCGCAGCGCGATCTCGAGGTATCGCTCGCCGACGTCCTTGGCCGCGCCGTATTGGCCGGAATTGAGGTTGTAGCTCCACAGCGTCCAGACGGCCTTGAGCTGAAGCTCGAGGTCGCGCAGCTCCTCAGCGAGGACGAGCCCGATGTTCAGCGCCGCCTTCATGCGATCCGCCGAGCCCGTCGTGTTGAGAAGCGCGAACCCCAGCGCGACATAGAGCTGCGCCTTGAGCCCGGGATCGCAGGCCAGTTCGGGGTTGAAATGTGCAAGAGCATGCTCGATCCGGGTCGAGCATTCCGCGAAGGACAGCAGCTGCATCCATACCGGGACGTATCCCGCCGTCAGGGCGATCCCGAGTGCGGTATCTCCGCCTGGCGAGAACGCCCAATCCAGCGCCATATGCACGTTTCCGATCTCCTGAGCGAGCCGGAAGGAGTCGTCGGAGGCTGCAAGGCTGCCGCCGGGCGACTGTATGAGCTGCCTGAGAAAGTCCGCTTGCCGCCGGGCGGCCTGCTCAACGAGCCCTGCCTCCGCGAGCTTCTCCAGCGCGTAGGCGCGGGTGCTCTCCAGCAGGCGCCATCGCCCGTCGAAGGATGGATCCAGGGAAACGAGGGACTTTCCAACCAGATTGGACAGGGTCTCGATGACGTCCGGCCGCGACGCGTCTTGGTCCATCATTGCAATGGCTGCATCGAGCGTGAAGCCGGCGGGAAACATCGCAAGCCGGCAAAGCAGCTGCTGCTCTTCCGGCGACAACAGATCGTAGCTCCAGTCCAGCGTCGCGCGTAGCGTCTGGTGCCGGGGCAGTTGATCACGGCGTCCGCCGCTCAGGAGCTCGAAGCGCTTGTCGAGGCGAAGCGATACGGTATCCACCCCGAGATTTGCGGCCCGGGCGGCTGCAAACTCGAGCGCGAGCGGAATTCCGTCGAGCCGGCGGCAGATCGCGGCGATCTTGACGAGGTCCTCCGCATCAGGAGCAAAGCTCGTGCGCAACGCCCGCGTGCGAGCGACGAACAATTGCACGGCGCTTTCCTGCAGAAGCAGATCCGGCTCGCGCACGTCCAGACGGGGAACCGACAACGGCGGGATCGCTGCGACGTATTCGCCCTCGATGCGGAGGGCTTCGCGGCTGGTTGCGAGAACGGTGACGTTCGGACAATAGCGAAGCGCGGCGCTCGCGATCTGCGCGGCGACGTCGATGACGTGCTCGCAATTGTCGAGGACGAGCAGCAGACGGCGCGAGCCGATGGCCTGGGCAACGCCCGCGGCCGAGACTTCCTTGTCGTTCAAGACGAGCCTCAAGGCGCGGGCCGTCGCGGATATTGCGAGTGCCGGATCCTGCAAGGTCGCGAATTCGACCAGCGCAGCGGAATAGTCGAATGAGGACGCGACACGGTGCGCGAGCTCGACCGCAAGCTTCGTCTTTCCGATGCCTCCGGGGCCGACCAGGGTCACGGCGCGGAACGCGGACAACACGTCGGCCAGCTCGTTCAGGCAATCCTCGCGGCCGATCAGAGGCGCGTG is a genomic window of Bradyrhizobium sp. CB1717 containing:
- a CDS encoding response regulator transcription factor codes for the protein MTRILLIEDDTETADAIVSELTERGFEVRWAPDGIGGLDRARESSPDALIVDRMLPGMDGLTVIEALRKDQVRTPVLVLSALGAVDDRVRGLRVGGDDYLTKPFALVELVARVEALLRRPSDDRETTLHAGPLELDLIERTARRGEREIDLLPREFRLLEYMMRRSDQLLTRAMLLEEVWNYKFVPATTNLIDVHMGRLRHNVDGPGETQLIHNVRGSGFILRVR
- a CDS encoding ATP-binding protein, translated to MRQIEFIRSNTFLWAAAVAAAMALFVAALFAFIYWKIDDYLIMRSDRMIATQLNFLAELPPGRLNDAISDHLKQDSRGVQYAGLFDGTGTRLAGNIARLPPHLDLGGPVQSVRLARVAPPAVHDAVVKAAGRRLGDGHILVMGRNVDETREISIVVGQALLLGLLPAFCLCLLAGAWLSIRAQRRVEQVNRHVQRIVAGDLRERLPQTNADDPFARLAGIVNGMLDEMETTINALAGVGNDIAHDLRTPLTRVRLALERGRTHAATLENLQDVVDKAIAGIDQALAIITALLRLAEIESSSRTAGFGDVALDEILRQVCDVYEPIAEDKDVELRVAIDRKAEVRGDPDLLFEAIANLVDNAVKFTPRGGRVTLALVSDDKSVRVRVSDTGPGIGAGEREAVLRRFYRSDKMRNTPGVGLGLSLVAAIVKLHGFRLTIYPAPGGRVEIFAPAEETSREAAASDPARARHASLAPM
- the rpoH gene encoding RNA polymerase sigma factor RpoH; translation: MAAGAVNAYSSIIGRYDMLEREEEQQLARRWQETRDADAANTLVTSHLRLAAKVARSYRGYSLPFADLMAEANLGLVIAASRFEPGRNSRFSTYATWWIKAAIHDYILRSWSLVRIGTTAAQKKLFFRLRGEMRKTAGGAMAGLTPEVAEAIAVKLEVSARDVIEMDGRLRGDLSLNARVGDDEHGAEWEAMLVDETSDAETILADQDQTERRAGALRIALKALTGRERRVLEARRLAEHPPTLDQLARELSISSERVRQIEIRAFAKVRRAAILATQSPSLVPPASDAERVFI
- a CDS encoding efflux RND transporter permease subunit gives rise to the protein MGIVRFALRFPHTFYVLAALILFLGGIAVWSMPTDIFPEIRIPVVTVIWSYTGLSTPEMEQRVSTYSQYSISANVSDIKNIEAQTLNGLSVQKIYFQPDVNLDLAISQIVSATNAIRALMPPGIQPPVIVQFNASSVPVLQLSLESNKLNEQQLYDFGIYRIRQQLAPVPGVTLPTPAGGKYRQIMVDIDPNKLLSRGLTPLDIVNAVNTQNLTLPTGTAKIGDTQYTIRTNATPASIKDLNMIPVKFANGATILLKDVAQVRDGSQVQQNIVREDGHRAVLLSVIKNGNASTLAVVNGVKHALKSIRASAPAGLKISELFDQSVFVTHSVDGVLREGAIAAGLTALMILVFLGSWRSTLVVLISIPLAMLSSLIVLHFLGETLNTMTLGGLALAVGILVDDSTVTIENTHRLWTEEGMPLSEATLHGAAEIAVPTLVSTLAISCVFTSVVFLEGPAKYLFTPLGLAVVFAMLASYVLSRTLTPITIGLLLKGERRHGEGERPSGLFSRASAAFERGFERLRDGYSALLVILLRRRRIVPVVAVLVLALGAVMFVYVGRDFYPLIDGGEIQLHVRAPAGTRIERTEAIFQAVEDKIRQVIPDRDRGLIVDNIGLPARPYNLAFTDGSTIGVNDGTILVSLKDGHRPTADYVKKLRQVLPKAFPEDVFYFQAADIVTQILNFGLPAQIDVRTVGYGANNLSVAQELQKSLAAIPGIVDAHLQQEVDAPAFYADIDRTRAAQLGLNASTVATNINVSLSSSAQVSPNFWTDPTSGIPYYLAVQTPEYRANSLNALGNTPVSASLAASGQTVPGLLSNVATFKRGTVPTNLNQANVQPVYDVYASVQGRDLGGVAAEIDKVTSTLQKQLQPGNSIQVLGQIQSMHQSFRDLGIGLLFAAILVYMLMVVNYQNFGDPFVVIMALPATFCGIVTMLFVTGTTLNVPSLMGAIMAVGVASANSILLVTFAREAQLKGQSAFEAALSAGRTRIRPVLMTAAAMIVGMIPMAIGGPGEEQNAALARAVIGGLLFATPTTLLIVPYLFAWLRKGNDGKAQHGVFEEQPE
- a CDS encoding efflux RND transporter periplasmic adaptor subunit is translated as MSDVRVRTNSDDVSDQPDPESGRIVELPGKEARPRRRHVGAWLGGAALLLLAGALGVGGWRHYQAARDLAVSTEQIRTAIPEVRVATVRASGDLMKVTLPATTTAFEAANIFARASGYIEKRYVDIGDRVKKGDLLAEITAPELDQQIAQAQATLSQNQAALQQAQASRELADVTNARDSNLVKKGWLTAQQGDNDRLTLRAQQAAVNVAQSNITAQEAQIRVLQQEKAYQRVVAPFDGVITQRNVDNGSLVSAGSTFMFTLMHSNVIRTQVFVPQDEAFGVAPGVDADIRVPEIPGRSFPGKVTRIATALQPGSRTLLTEIDVPNPDGALNPGIYCTVELSIPRKTPSVSVPADALVFDQNGLHVAVVRNGIVHLQKVSIARDFGTSIEVREGVQPGDQVVLNPPVNLTEGGKVTIRKQDASQGAQT
- a CDS encoding helix-turn-helix transcriptional regulator — translated: MIPSRISHDQTSGKLRGGPSAGGPARPVLAEWQLRRIREAIESTDTPWTLEAMAALVGMSPDRFCKRFRAATGCPPHRWLMLQRIERAKQLLGDGNLTLTDIAYACGYANSAHFSTSFGRATGTTPSEYRRLHVRA
- a CDS encoding ABC transporter substrate-binding protein produces the protein MSISRRQVLGGVGASLFAPAIIRAQGTRPIRIGEINSYSSAPAFTLPYRRGWQLAVEQVNAAGGLLGHELQIISRDDEGKPSVAIRAAEELVRRNGVDLLAGTYLSNVGLAISDFARQNRILFVASEPLTDALVWDRGHRYCYRLRPSTYMLAAMLVEEAAQLKATRWVTIAPNYEYGHSAVKWFTELLSRRRPDVQFIDSQWPPLGAIDAGAVVNALAQQKPEAILNVTFGPDLARFVRQGNDRGLFEGRDVVSFTTGEPEYLHPLGQDAPRGWIVTGYPVTEPLGEANNEFVAAYSARYGEAPTMGSVVGHALISSITAPIERLGSLDTEMMADGFGNVGFTTPFGPASWRAIDHQSTMGTFVGRTALKGDKGVMVDWTYRDGGTMLPSDAEVRKLRPSA